A portion of the Scleropages formosus chromosome 13, fSclFor1.1, whole genome shotgun sequence genome contains these proteins:
- the clk4b gene encoding dual specificity protein kinase CLK4b isoform X2, translating to MLDWFDHHGHICIVFELLGLSTYDFLKENSFLPFSVDQIRHMAYQIIRAVRFLHRNKLTHTDLKPENILFVNSDYTMEYNAKMKRDERTLKFTDVKVVDFGNATYDHEHHTSVVSTRHYRAPEVILELGWNQTCDIWSLGCILIEYYLGLTLFQTHDSKEHLAMMERVLGPIPTHLLQKTRKRRYVHNERLDWDEHSSAGRYVRKHCKPLRQYMTSKSSDDEQLFDLIEKMLEYNVSKRITLEEAIKHPFFDPLKKGRRK from the exons ATGTTGGACTGGTTTGACCATCATGGACACATCTGTATTGTTTTTGAGCTGCTTGGTCTGAGCACTTATGACTTCCTGAAGGAAAACAGCTTCTTGCCTTTCTCTGTGGACCAAATCAGACACATGGCCTACCAGATAATTAGAGCTGTACGAT ttctcCATCGGAACAAGTTAACTCACACTGACCTGAAACCAGAGAATATTCTCTTTGTGAATTCTGACTATACTATGGAATACAATGCCAAAATG AAACGGGATGAGAGGACATTGAAATTCACAGATGTGAAAGTGGTGGATTTTGGCAATGCCACATATGACCATGAACATCACACATCTGTAGTGTCAACTAGGCATTACAGAGCACCTGAGGTCATTCTTG AACTAGGATGGAACCAAACTTGTGACATCTGGAGTCTGGGCTGCATTCTGATTGAGTATTACCTGGGGTTAACACTCTTTCAG ACACATGACAGTAAAGAACACTTGGCCATGATGGAGAGAGTTTTGGGTCCCATACCTACTCACCTGCTACAAAAAACCAG GAAGCGACGATATGTACATAATGAACGCCTCGATTGGGATGAGCACAGTTCAGCGGGTAGATATGTGAGGAAGCACTGCAAACCTCTCCGG CAATACATGACCTCCAAGAGCTCTGACGATGAGCAGCTGTTTGACCTGATTGAAAAGATGCTGGAGTACAATGTATCAAAGAGAATCACACTGGAAGAAGCAATCAAGCACCCGTTTTTTGACCCTCTTAAGAAGGGGAGGAGAAAGTGA
- the LOC108936749 gene encoding ras-GEF domain-containing family member 1C-like, with amino-acid sequence MPQTLCSSTMFTPSGFSPHLVPGEESPQDGPGPGPGIPEGPQLTSASLDTLIQHLVPTADYYPEKAYVFTFLLSSRLFIPPHELLSRVCQLCIKQQQLDQIPLDTAKVRKFGPKILQLLTEWTETFPSDFQDEEMVGHLKDIIRRIAPCDEAYWKTMNQILQNVSQKLATMSQGEESIVKVNASVSDKLVAFKTKPPPIQKDILSICSDPYALAQQLTHVELERLSHIGPEEFVQAFAQKDPLDTTQPCFSDQKKTGNLEAYVKWFNRLCYLVATEICMPAKKKQRAQVIEFFIDVARECFNIGNFNSLMAIISGMNMSPVSRLKKTWGKVKTAKFFILEHQMDPTGNFYNYRTALRGAAHRSQTAHSNREKIVIPFFSLLIKDIYFLNEGCANRLPNGHVNFEKFVELARQVGEFMTWKQVECPFEEERSILHYLHTAPIFNEDGLYLASYESESPENQIEKDRWKTLRSTILGKT; translated from the exons ATGCCCCAGACGCTGTGCTCCAGCACCATGTTCACTCCCAGTGGCTTCAGCCCCCACCTGGTCCCCGGTGAGGAGTCCCCACAGGACGGCCCCGGGCCAGGTCCAGGAATCCCAGAGGGCCCCCAGCTCACCTCTGCCTCTCTAGACACCCTCATTCAACACCTGGTACCCACCGCGGACTATTACCCAGAG AAAGCATACGTCTTCACCTTCCTCCTGAGTTCCCGTCTCTTCATCCCCCCACATGAGCTGCTATCCCGAGTCTGTCAGCTCTGCATCAAGCAACAACAGCTGGACCAGATTCCTCTGGACACA GCCAAGGTGCGCAAGTTCGGCCCCAagatcctgcagctgctgacgGAGTGGACGGAGACCTTCCCGTCTGACTTCCAGGATGAGGAGATGGTGGGGCACCTGAAGGATATCATTCGCAGGATAGCGCCATGCGACGAG GCATACTGGAAGACCATGAACCAGATCCTCCAGAATGTGAGCCAGAAATTGGCGACTATGAGCCAGGGAGAGGAGAGCATCGTCAAGGTGAACGCCTCCGTCTCCGACAAGCTCGTGGCCTTCAAGACCAAGCCGCCGCCCATCCAGAAGGACATACTGAGCATCTGCAGCGACCCATACGCACTGGCCCAGCAGCTCACGCACGTTGAACTG GAGCGCCTCAGTCACATCGGCCCCGAGGAGTTTGTCCAGGCCTTCGCCCAAAAAGACCCGCTGGACACAACTCAG CCCTGTTTCAGCGACCAGAAGAAGACCGGTAACCTGGAGGCCTATGTGAAGTGGTTCAACCGGCTGTGCTACCTGGTGGCTACAGAGATTTGCATG CCAGCGAAGAAGAAGCAGCGAGCCCAGGTGATCGAGTTCTTCATCGACGTGGCACGCGAGTGCTTCAACATTGGCAACTTCAACTCCCTCATGGCCATCATTT CCGGGATGAACATGAGCCCCGTGTCTCGGCTGAAGAAGACGTGGGGAAAAGTCAAGACTGCAAAGTTCTTCATCCTGGAG CACCAAATGGATCCGACTGGAAACTTCTACAACTACAGGACCGCTCTGAGGGGCGCAGCCCACCGGTCCCAGACCGCCCATAGCAATAGGGAGAAG ATAGTCATTCCATTCTTCAGTCTGCTCATCAAAGACATCTACTTCCTCAACGAGGGGTGCGCGAACCGCCTTCCCAATGGGCATGTCAACTTTGAG AAATTTGTGGAGCTGGCGAGGCAAGTGGGCGAGTTCATGACCTGGAAGCAGGTGGAGTGCCCGTTCGAAGAGGAGCGTAGTATCCTGCACTATCTGCACACTGCACCCATCTTCAACGAGGACG GGCTCTACCTGGCATCCTATGAGAGTGAGAGTCCAGAGAACCAGATAGAGAAGGACAGGTGGAAAACTCTCAG GTCCACCATCTTGGGAAAGACATGA
- the clk4b gene encoding dual specificity protein kinase CLK4b isoform X1 — translation MRQSKRMRTPRDWLDEYDWEERMESRKRRKRESHSSERENKSRRHHRHYRDYERHYLESRTLNEKVDGREHRVRDLSDDPGYEDKGRGALCNPREKDRDWHHYSKSSGCSRRSSHGRHRGRRQSPSQHHSYSRSHRRKRSRSFEDDEEGHLICHSGHVLRERYEIVCSLGEGAFGKVVECIDHAKGGARVALKIIKNIDRYREAALSEVEVLEQLNSLDSERRYACVQMLDWFDHHGHICIVFELLGLSTYDFLKENSFLPFSVDQIRHMAYQIIRAVRFLHRNKLTHTDLKPENILFVNSDYTMEYNAKMKRDERTLKFTDVKVVDFGNATYDHEHHTSVVSTRHYRAPEVILELGWNQTCDIWSLGCILIEYYLGLTLFQTHDSKEHLAMMERVLGPIPTHLLQKTRKRRYVHNERLDWDEHSSAGRYVRKHCKPLRQYMTSKSSDDEQLFDLIEKMLEYNVSKRITLEEAIKHPFFDPLKKGRRK, via the exons ATGAGGCAGTCTAAGCGCATGCGCACTCCGAGGGACTGGCTAGACGAGTACGACTGGGAGGAGCGGATGGAGAGTCGCAAGCGGCGGAAGCGGGAGTCCCACAGCAGCGAGAGGGAAAACAAATCCCGCAGGCACCACCGCCATTACAGGGATTATGAAAG GCATTATCTGGAATCACGAACTCTTAATGAGAAGGTGGATGGCAGGGAGCATAGAGTACGAGATTTAAGTGATGACCCTGGATATGAGGACAAAGGTCGAGGGGCACTGTGCAATCCACGTGAGAAAGACAGAGACTGGCACCATTACAGCAAGTCCTCGGGCTGCAGTCGGCGCAGCAGTCATGGACGCCACCGTGGGCGCCGACAGAGCCCCTCACAGCATCACTCTTACTCG AGGAGTCATCGCAGGAAAAGATCCAGGAGTTttgaggatgatgaggagggTCATCTGATCTGTCACAGTGGACACGTGCTAAGAGAACGAT ATGAGATTGTATGCTCTTTAGGAGAGGGGGCCTTTGGAAAAGTAGTGGAGTGCATCGATCATGCAAA AGGGGGTGCACGAGTTGCACTgaagataattaaaaatattgatcGATATCGAGAAGCAGCTTTGTCTGAGGTTGAGGTTTTGGAACAACTAAATTCTCTTGACTCTGAAAGGAGATA TGCTTGTGTGCAGATGTTGGACTGGTTTGACCATCATGGACACATCTGTATTGTTTTTGAGCTGCTTGGTCTGAGCACTTATGACTTCCTGAAGGAAAACAGCTTCTTGCCTTTCTCTGTGGACCAAATCAGACACATGGCCTACCAGATAATTAGAGCTGTACGAT ttctcCATCGGAACAAGTTAACTCACACTGACCTGAAACCAGAGAATATTCTCTTTGTGAATTCTGACTATACTATGGAATACAATGCCAAAATG AAACGGGATGAGAGGACATTGAAATTCACAGATGTGAAAGTGGTGGATTTTGGCAATGCCACATATGACCATGAACATCACACATCTGTAGTGTCAACTAGGCATTACAGAGCACCTGAGGTCATTCTTG AACTAGGATGGAACCAAACTTGTGACATCTGGAGTCTGGGCTGCATTCTGATTGAGTATTACCTGGGGTTAACACTCTTTCAG ACACATGACAGTAAAGAACACTTGGCCATGATGGAGAGAGTTTTGGGTCCCATACCTACTCACCTGCTACAAAAAACCAG GAAGCGACGATATGTACATAATGAACGCCTCGATTGGGATGAGCACAGTTCAGCGGGTAGATATGTGAGGAAGCACTGCAAACCTCTCCGG CAATACATGACCTCCAAGAGCTCTGACGATGAGCAGCTGTTTGACCTGATTGAAAAGATGCTGGAGTACAATGTATCAAAGAGAATCACACTGGAAGAAGCAATCAAGCACCCGTTTTTTGACCCTCTTAAGAAGGGGAGGAGAAAGTGA